Proteins encoded within one genomic window of uncultured Sphingopyxis sp.:
- a CDS encoding DUF2171 domain-containing protein has protein sequence MAEHDHSAIKEDMNVVGADGVHIGTVDHLEGERIKLTKADSGDGKHHYLPAGLVAAVEGDTVRLSANAANAVDLFEEAE, from the coding sequence ATGGCAGAGCATGACCATAGCGCGATCAAGGAAGACATGAATGTCGTGGGCGCCGACGGCGTCCACATCGGCACCGTCGACCATCTCGAGGGCGAACGCATCAAGCTGACCAAGGCCGACAGCGGCGACGGCAAGCATCATTATCTGCCCGCGGGCCTTGTCGCCGCGGTCGAAGGCGACACGGTGCGCCTGTCGGCGAATGCCGCCAACGCGGTC